Proteins from a genomic interval of Anatilimnocola floriformis:
- a CDS encoding tetratricopeptide repeat protein, whose amino-acid sequence MLQIQRPGTLLRDHRATSSVFVDIARRNRARIVCLAVTLLCLIGSGSGCRSLRCKKDSDETIAVTRQLSLQGKDAQQKGQWDQAEAYFAEAVQRLPTDERARYGYAESLWQRGAQEQAVVHMTEAVKLSGDDPERVVQLGQMYFTLGNLPAAARQADKAIAANKHLPNAWALKASVQRATGQNEEALATYHRALSLQPHFPAAQIAVAELYDGSGRPQRALATLQSLADQFPPGSVPPDVLFREGLVLNRLGRHQDAADCLAAAARLKPTPELLVELARARLQAGDVGSATLANNGALQMDPYHPAAIQLRSELAARQHNFAALPQPEAMR is encoded by the coding sequence ATGCTCCAAATTCAACGACCAGGTACGTTGCTGCGCGATCATCGCGCCACTAGCAGCGTCTTCGTTGATATAGCCCGGCGGAATCGAGCACGAATCGTTTGCCTGGCGGTCACGCTTCTTTGTTTGATTGGCAGCGGCAGTGGCTGTCGTTCACTCCGCTGCAAAAAAGATTCCGACGAAACCATCGCCGTCACGCGGCAACTGTCGCTGCAAGGAAAAGATGCCCAGCAGAAGGGGCAATGGGATCAAGCCGAAGCCTACTTTGCCGAGGCCGTGCAGCGGTTGCCGACGGATGAACGAGCGCGCTACGGCTATGCAGAATCGCTCTGGCAACGCGGCGCGCAAGAGCAAGCGGTCGTCCACATGACCGAAGCCGTCAAGCTCTCGGGCGACGATCCTGAGCGAGTCGTGCAACTCGGCCAGATGTATTTCACGCTCGGCAATCTACCAGCCGCCGCCCGACAAGCTGATAAAGCGATCGCCGCGAATAAGCACCTGCCAAATGCCTGGGCGCTGAAGGCGAGTGTGCAGCGGGCGACAGGGCAAAACGAAGAAGCGCTCGCTACTTATCACCGCGCGCTGAGTTTGCAGCCCCACTTTCCGGCGGCGCAAATTGCCGTGGCAGAACTGTACGACGGCAGTGGTCGGCCGCAACGGGCGCTTGCCACGCTGCAATCGCTGGCTGATCAATTTCCGCCCGGCTCGGTGCCACCCGATGTCCTCTTTCGCGAAGGGCTCGTGCTAAATCGGCTCGGCCGCCATCAAGACGCCGCCGATTGCCTAGCCGCCGCGGCCCGTCTCAAGCCGACTCCAGAACTCTTGGTGGAACTGGCTCGCGCTCGCTTGCAGGCCGGTGATGTCGGCAGTGCGACCCTTGCCAATAACGGCGCGCTGCAAATGGATCCTTATCATCCGGCGGCCATCCAACTCCGCAGCGAGCTCGCCGCGCGACAGCACAATTTTGCCGCGCTGCCGCAACCTGAGGCGATGCGTTAA
- the lpxA gene encoding acyl-ACP--UDP-N-acetylglucosamine O-acyltransferase: protein MAHIHPTAVVDPRAEIGRNVSIGPYCIIEAETRIGDDCRLEARAVVKSRTTLGVNNEIGEGAILGAKAQHLVEAQPGGTLIIGDHNRIRENATFHRGHANDAATIVGNHNLMMVNAHVGHDARVGNNCVLVNNSMLGGHTHIEDRAYISGGVGVHQFCRVGRLAMVGAIAKIVQDVPPFMMVEGGGSTEVVGLNRVGLRRNGYTPEQILQLKQAYRVIYRQGLRWSEVLTILKAEFNEGPCAEFYEFLKSGKRGFVQERRISRKATLKIASVEDDDIENEAGDQKREAA from the coding sequence GTGGCCCACATTCATCCAACAGCGGTGGTCGATCCTCGTGCGGAGATCGGCCGGAATGTCTCCATCGGCCCGTACTGCATCATCGAAGCCGAAACACGCATCGGCGACGATTGCCGCCTCGAAGCTCGCGCGGTGGTCAAAAGCCGCACGACGCTCGGTGTGAATAACGAGATCGGCGAAGGCGCCATCCTCGGCGCCAAGGCTCAGCACCTGGTTGAAGCTCAGCCCGGCGGTACGCTGATCATCGGCGATCACAACCGCATTCGCGAAAACGCCACGTTCCACCGCGGCCATGCCAATGACGCGGCCACGATCGTCGGCAATCACAACCTGATGATGGTCAACGCTCACGTCGGCCACGACGCCCGCGTCGGCAACAACTGCGTGCTGGTCAACAACTCGATGCTCGGCGGTCATACGCACATCGAAGATCGCGCTTACATCTCCGGTGGCGTGGGTGTGCATCAGTTCTGCCGCGTCGGTCGCCTGGCCATGGTCGGCGCGATCGCCAAGATTGTGCAAGACGTCCCGCCGTTCATGATGGTCGAAGGCGGCGGCTCGACAGAAGTCGTCGGCTTGAACCGCGTCGGTCTGCGTCGCAATGGCTACACACCCGAACAAATCCTGCAACTCAAGCAAGCCTACCGCGTGATCTATCGCCAAGGCCTGCGGTGGTCGGAAGTGCTGACCATTCTCAAAGCCGAATTCAACGAAGGCCCTTGTGCGGAATTCTATGAGTTCCTGAAGTCGGGCAAGCGGGGCTTCGTGCAAGAACGCCGCATCAGCCGCAAGGCTACTCTGAAAATCGCCAGTGTCGAAGACGACGACATCGAAAACGAAGCCGGCGACCAGAAGCGGGAAGCTGCCTGA
- a CDS encoding type II toxin-antitoxin system VapC family toxin, whose product MRLLLDTHTLIWAYTSDPKLSATAGNLILDLANQCVISPASYWEIAIKLGTQKLTLTEPFPDFMQRAIRDLGISILPIEPKHCEPLTSLPRHHNDPFDRLLIAQSIVEHMPIVSIDAALDPYGIKRLW is encoded by the coding sequence GTGAGGCTACTGCTCGATACACACACTCTCATCTGGGCATACACCAGCGACCCGAAGCTTAGCGCGACTGCCGGCAACCTCATCCTTGATCTTGCCAATCAATGCGTGATTAGCCCAGCATCTTATTGGGAGATCGCAATCAAACTCGGCACACAGAAACTCACGCTGACCGAGCCTTTTCCGGACTTCATGCAACGGGCAATACGCGACCTCGGCATCTCGATCTTGCCGATTGAACCGAAGCATTGCGAGCCGCTTACCTCACTTCCGCGGCACCATAACGATCCCTTCGACCGCCTGCTAATCGCTCAGTCCATCGTCGAGCACATGCCGATAGTCAGCATCGATGCGGCCCTTGATCCTTACGGCATCAAAAGACTTTGGTAG
- a CDS encoding type II toxin-antitoxin system Phd/YefM family antitoxin translates to MSTATVEEVQSRLPELLEKLATGESVIITRDGKPIARLTPEASAQPRILGSGKGKVLFYDHEDKSHLEDFKEYME, encoded by the coding sequence ATGTCCACAGCCACTGTCGAAGAAGTTCAATCACGCTTGCCCGAATTGTTAGAGAAACTGGCGACCGGAGAAAGCGTCATCATCACACGTGACGGCAAACCGATTGCTCGCTTAACACCAGAAGCATCAGCCCAGCCGCGCATTTTGGGAAGCGGAAAAGGGAAAGTCCTGTTCTACGATCACGAGGACAAGTCCCACCTGGAGGATTTCAAGGAGTACATGGAGTGA